One region of Cobetia sp. cqz5-12 genomic DNA includes:
- the cyoB gene encoding cytochrome o ubiquinol oxidase subunit I — protein sequence MLGKLTIEAVPYHEPIVMIVLAAVILGGAALFGFITVKKKWAYLWNEWFTSVDHKKIGMMYIIVALVMLIRGFSDAIMMRSQQMLASTGGHGYLPPDHYDQIFTAHGVIMIFFVAMPLVIGLINVVVPLQIGARDVAFPFLNSLSFWLFVVGALLVNISLGLGEFAKTGWLAYPPLSGANYSPGVGVDYWIWSLQISGVGTLLTGVNFIATILKMRAPGMSLMKMPVFTWTALCANVLIVAAFPILTATIAMLTLDRYLDFHFFTNDLGGNMMMYVNLIWAWGHPEVYILVLPVFGVFSEVISTFSKKKLFGYTSLVWATLVITVLSFIVWLHHFFTMGAGADVNAFFGIATMIISIPTGVKIFNWLFTMYRGRVEMTSPVLWTLGFIVTFTIGGMTGVLLAVPGANYVLHNSLFLIAHFHNVIIGGVVFGAMAGITYWFPKATGFMLCEKWGKRSFWFWITGFYLAFMPLYILGFMGMTRRLQHVDNPLWVPYLVVAFIGACLIMIGIACTVIQIAVSIKNRKQLQDTTGDIWGGRTLEWSTTSPAPFYNFAHEPQVSELDEFWEMKERGIEQEAKKPYAPIHMPRNAAAGVIISAFSLVFGFALIWHIWWMAVVGLVGMIATFIVRSFNYDIDYYVSVEEVERVEREGRERRALPSARTPNDTVVQG from the coding sequence GAGCCGATCGTCATGATCGTGCTTGCGGCGGTAATCCTCGGTGGTGCAGCCCTGTTCGGCTTCATCACGGTAAAGAAAAAGTGGGCCTACCTGTGGAATGAGTGGTTCACCTCTGTCGATCACAAGAAGATCGGCATGATGTACATCATCGTCGCGTTGGTGATGCTGATCCGTGGTTTCTCCGATGCGATCATGATGCGTTCCCAGCAGATGCTGGCGTCCACCGGCGGGCACGGCTATCTGCCCCCGGATCACTACGACCAGATCTTCACTGCCCACGGCGTGATCATGATCTTCTTCGTGGCGATGCCGCTGGTCATCGGTCTGATCAACGTCGTCGTGCCGCTGCAGATCGGCGCACGTGACGTGGCCTTCCCGTTCCTGAACTCGCTCAGCTTCTGGCTGTTCGTGGTCGGCGCGCTGCTGGTCAACATCTCTCTGGGTCTGGGTGAGTTCGCCAAGACCGGCTGGCTGGCCTATCCGCCGTTGTCGGGGGCCAATTACAGTCCCGGGGTCGGGGTGGATTACTGGATCTGGTCATTGCAGATCTCCGGTGTCGGTACCCTGCTGACAGGTGTCAACTTCATCGCCACCATCCTCAAGATGCGTGCGCCGGGCATGTCCCTGATGAAAATGCCGGTCTTCACCTGGACCGCACTGTGCGCCAACGTCCTGATCGTCGCGGCCTTCCCGATTCTGACCGCTACCATCGCGATGCTGACGCTCGATCGCTACCTCGACTTCCACTTCTTCACCAATGACCTTGGTGGAAACATGATGATGTACGTCAACCTCATCTGGGCCTGGGGCCATCCTGAGGTGTACATCCTGGTGCTGCCGGTCTTCGGTGTGTTCTCCGAAGTCATCTCCACCTTCTCCAAGAAGAAGCTGTTCGGTTACACCTCGCTGGTGTGGGCGACTCTCGTCATCACCGTCCTGTCGTTCATCGTCTGGCTGCACCACTTCTTCACCATGGGTGCCGGCGCTGACGTGAACGCCTTCTTCGGTATCGCGACGATGATCATCTCGATCCCGACAGGTGTGAAGATCTTCAACTGGCTGTTCACCATGTACCGCGGTCGCGTCGAGATGACCTCTCCGGTGCTGTGGACCCTGGGCTTCATCGTCACCTTCACCATCGGTGGCATGACCGGCGTTCTGCTGGCCGTTCCGGGCGCCAACTACGTACTGCACAACTCGCTGTTCCTGATCGCTCACTTCCACAACGTCATCATCGGCGGCGTGGTCTTCGGTGCGATGGCCGGTATCACCTACTGGTTCCCGAAAGCGACCGGCTTCATGCTGTGCGAGAAGTGGGGCAAGCGTTCCTTCTGGTTCTGGATCACTGGCTTCTACCTCGCCTTCATGCCGCTGTACATCCTCGGCTTCATGGGCATGACCCGTCGTCTGCAGCACGTCGACAACCCGCTGTGGGTACCGTACCTGGTCGTCGCCTTCATCGGCGCCTGCCTGATCATGATCGGTATCGCGTGCACCGTGATCCAGATCGCGGTCAGCATCAAGAACCGCAAGCAGCTGCAGGACACCACTGGCGATATCTGGGGCGGTCGTACGCTGGAGTGGAGCACCACTTCACCGGCACCGTTCTACAACTTCGCTCACGAGCCGCAGGTTTCCGAGCTCGACGAGTTCTGGGAAATGAAGGAACGTGGCATCGAGCAGGAGGCCAAGAAGCCTTATGCGCCGATCCACATGCCGCGCAACGCCGCTGCTGGCGTCATCATCTCCGCCTTCAGCCTGGTGTTCGGTTTCGCACTGATCTGGCACATCTGGTGGATGGCCGTGGTCGGGCTGGTCGGCATGATCGCCACCTTCATCGTGCGCTCCTTCAACTACGACATCGACTACTACGTGTCCGTCGAGGAAGTGGAGCGCGTCGAGCGTGAGGGTCGCGAGCGTCGCGCCCTGCCCAGCGCCCGCACACCTAACGACACAGTGGTTCAGGGGTAA
- the cyoE gene encoding heme o synthase, with product MIKDYLRTTKPGIIFGNLITVSGGFFLASGGEVDWALFIATLVGVALIVASGCVFNNCIDRDIDRHMARTQGRALVQGDISLKGAFVFGSVLGLAGFWLLAMMTNLMAMIAVGLGFVIYVGAYSMWLKRGSVYGTLIGSLSGAAPPVVGYLAVTGQADMGALLLLIIFSMWQMPHSYAIAMFRVDDYRAANIPVLPVARGMEHAKRVVTGYIAGFIPVSLLLTLWGYTGIWYLVVATVTGGWWLYLAAWRLKDQPDASWARKLFGFSIIIVMALSLMMSLDTQL from the coding sequence ATGATCAAGGACTACCTGCGTACCACCAAGCCGGGCATTATCTTCGGCAACCTGATCACCGTCAGCGGCGGCTTCTTTCTCGCTTCCGGTGGTGAGGTGGATTGGGCGCTGTTCATCGCCACCCTGGTCGGGGTGGCGTTGATCGTGGCCTCAGGCTGTGTGTTCAACAACTGCATCGATCGCGATATCGACCGCCACATGGCACGTACCCAGGGCCGCGCTCTGGTGCAGGGCGATATCTCGCTGAAGGGGGCTTTCGTCTTCGGCAGCGTGCTGGGCCTTGCAGGCTTCTGGCTTCTGGCCATGATGACCAACCTCATGGCGATGATCGCCGTGGGACTGGGCTTCGTGATCTACGTCGGGGCCTACAGCATGTGGCTCAAGCGTGGTTCGGTGTATGGCACCCTCATCGGCTCACTGTCCGGCGCTGCGCCGCCAGTGGTCGGTTACCTGGCCGTCACCGGTCAGGCGGACATGGGGGCGCTGCTGCTGTTGATCATCTTCAGCATGTGGCAGATGCCGCATTCCTATGCGATTGCCATGTTTCGTGTCGATGACTATCGGGCCGCCAATATTCCGGTACTCCCGGTAGCGCGAGGCATGGAGCATGCCAAGCGTGTAGTGACGGGGTACATTGCCGGCTTCATCCCGGTGTCGCTGTTGCTGACACTGTGGGGATATACCGGCATCTGGTATCTGGTAGTCGCGACCGTCACGGGTGGCTGGTGGCTGTATCTGGCCGCCTGGCGCCTCAAGGATCAGCCTGATGCCTCCTGGGCACGCAAGCTGTTCGGCTTCTCCATCATCATCGTCATGGCGCTCAGCCTGATGATGAGCCTGGACACGCAGCTGTAA
- the cyoD gene encoding cytochrome o ubiquinol oxidase subunit IV, which translates to MSHSNNDHNDNHGSVKQYVTGLILSIILTIIPFGMVMMMDDPGVGVIWAVYGFAIAQVFVQLYFFLHLDGSKEQSWNVMAMLFTLVIVAIVVGGSMWIMIELNQNMMPI; encoded by the coding sequence ATGAGCCATTCCAACAACGACCACAACGACAATCACGGCAGCGTCAAGCAGTACGTGACCGGTCTGATTCTCTCCATCATCCTGACCATCATCCCGTTCGGGATGGTGATGATGATGGACGATCCGGGTGTCGGCGTGATCTGGGCCGTCTACGGCTTCGCCATCGCTCAGGTCTTCGTGCAGCTGTACTTCTTCCTGCACCTGGACGGCTCCAAGGAGCAGAGCTGGAATGTCATGGCCATGCTGTTCACCCTGGTGATCGTGGCAATCGTCGTTGGTGGTTCCATGTGGATCATGATCGAGCTGAATCAGAACATGATGCCCATCTGA
- a CDS encoding aromatic ring-hydroxylating oxygenase subunit alpha, whose protein sequence is MSDLLEHAQDQQRQAVREAAARLLQARSPGYTLPQPFYNDQRLFDLDMKEIFEREWLFAGLSSEIPLKGNFMTMDVGNSPIIIVRGDNGAIHAFHNVCRHRGSRLCSTERGKVAKLVCGYHKWTYELDGRLLFAGSDMGTTFDTSDYGLHPVHVRSAGGMLFINLAEQPENCEPFFKTLEFYLKPYDMENVKVAASSSIIEEGNWKLVIENNRECYHCDGSHPELLNTLQEFDDTDDPRATEAYKALVAKKQADWDAEKVPYQLVRFGRRNRMTRTPLLEGTVSMTTDGTPACKKLLGRLQSPDMGSLRILNLPNSWNHFMGDHAVVFQVDPIGPLKTRVTTKWLVHKDAVEGVDYDLAKLRKVWDATNDQDRQLVEENQRGVNSSAYQPGPYSATFEFGVVDFVDWYAERMQEALKEQQEPHLQLA, encoded by the coding sequence ATGAGCGACTTACTGGAACACGCTCAGGATCAGCAGCGTCAGGCTGTACGCGAGGCCGCCGCGCGGCTTCTACAGGCCCGCAGCCCCGGCTACACCCTGCCCCAGCCCTTCTACAATGATCAGCGCCTGTTCGATCTCGACATGAAGGAGATCTTCGAGCGCGAGTGGCTGTTTGCCGGCCTCAGCAGCGAGATCCCGCTAAAGGGCAACTTCATGACCATGGATGTGGGCAACAGTCCGATCATCATCGTGCGCGGTGACAACGGGGCCATCCATGCCTTCCATAACGTCTGTCGCCATCGCGGCTCCCGCCTGTGCAGCACCGAGCGTGGCAAGGTCGCCAAGCTGGTGTGCGGCTATCACAAGTGGACCTATGAGCTGGATGGTCGCCTGCTGTTCGCCGGTTCCGACATGGGCACCACCTTCGATACCAGTGACTACGGCCTTCACCCCGTCCACGTGCGCTCAGCCGGCGGCATGCTGTTCATCAACCTCGCCGAGCAGCCCGAGAACTGTGAGCCGTTCTTCAAGACGCTGGAGTTCTACCTCAAGCCCTACGACATGGAGAACGTCAAGGTCGCGGCCAGCTCCTCCATCATCGAGGAAGGCAACTGGAAGCTGGTGATCGAGAACAATCGCGAGTGCTATCACTGCGATGGCTCCCACCCGGAGCTGCTCAACACCCTGCAGGAATTCGATGACACCGATGACCCGCGTGCCACCGAAGCCTACAAGGCGCTGGTCGCGAAGAAGCAGGCCGACTGGGATGCCGAGAAGGTGCCCTATCAGCTGGTGCGCTTCGGTCGCCGCAATCGCATGACGCGCACGCCGCTGCTGGAAGGCACCGTCTCGATGACCACGGACGGCACGCCGGCGTGCAAGAAGCTGTTGGGTCGCCTGCAAAGCCCCGACATGGGCTCGCTGCGCATCCTCAACCTGCCCAACTCCTGGAACCACTTCATGGGCGATCATGCCGTGGTCTTCCAGGTCGACCCCATCGGCCCCCTCAAGACCCGCGTGACCACCAAGTGGCTGGTGCACAAGGACGCGGTGGAAGGTGTCGACTACGACCTGGCGAAACTGCGCAAGGTGTGGGACGCCACCAATGATCAGGACCGACAGCTGGTGGAAGAGAACCAGCGCGGCGTCAACTCCAGCGCCTATCAGCCCGGCCCCTACTCGGCGACCTTCGAGTTCGGCGTCGTCGACTTCGTCGACTGGTATGCCGAGCGCATGCAGGAAGCGCTCAAGGAACAGCAGGAGCCGCATCTGCAGCTGGCCTGA
- the cyoC gene encoding cytochrome o ubiquinol oxidase subunit III — protein sequence MANNAMTSHDGAHDAHDDHEHHDTNGLKVFGFWLYLLSDCILFAMLFAGYVVLSQAYAGGPTGAEIFELDFVLVETALLLASSFTYGLAMLGMNRGDSSAVIKWLMITFACGAGFIAMEIYEFHHLIVNGHGPDKSAFLSAFFTLVGTHGLHVTVGLIWMALLIFQVKQKGLTEMHRGRLMMLSLFWHFLDVIWICVFTVVYLTGVML from the coding sequence ATGGCGAATAATGCAATGACATCTCACGATGGGGCGCATGACGCCCATGACGATCACGAGCATCACGATACCAACGGCCTGAAGGTCTTCGGTTTCTGGCTCTATCTGCTGAGCGACTGCATCCTGTTCGCGATGCTGTTCGCGGGCTACGTGGTGCTGAGCCAGGCGTATGCCGGTGGCCCGACGGGCGCCGAGATCTTCGAGCTGGACTTCGTGCTGGTCGAGACCGCACTGCTGCTGGCCTCGAGCTTCACCTACGGCCTGGCGATGCTGGGCATGAACCGCGGAGACAGCTCCGCGGTGATCAAGTGGCTGATGATCACCTTCGCCTGTGGCGCAGGCTTCATCGCGATGGAAATCTATGAGTTCCACCACCTGATCGTGAACGGCCATGGTCCGGACAAGTCCGCGTTCCTGTCTGCCTTCTTCACCCTGGTCGGTACCCACGGTCTGCACGTGACCGTCGGTCTGATCTGGATGGCGCTGCTGATCTTCCAGGTCAAGCAGAAAGGCCTGACGGAAATGCATCGCGGTCGTCTGATGATGCTCAGCCTGTTCTGGCACTTCCTGGACGTCATCTGGATCTGCGTCTTCACCGTCGTCTATCTCACAGGAGTGATGCTATGA
- the nhaC gene encoding Na+/H+ antiporter NhaC: MTRDVDAPQRPSLLMASLPILATLAVLALQLFVFGEFTPHVPLICGVAMTALVGWKLGYGWSAMEEGMMRIVRVGLPSIAILILVGMTVGVWIASGSVPMIIYYGLKLVSPEYFLAAAMLLCSVVSVTLGTSWGTVGTVGLALMGIGAGFDIPPWWTAGAVVSGAFFGDKVSPLSDTTNLAPAVTGVNLFAHIRNMMPTTIPSMLIALVIYLIAGNLLAAGQSLDLERITAITAGLSGAFEFNLWVLVPPLLVMALAIARMPALPALFVGVLAGAVVAYGVQGEAIKALFGYMQSGYTLNTGVSEIDSLLNRGGLMSMAWVILLVMIALAFGGMLEVIGCLEVLCAAVLVKVRGIFGLQVAASSTAALTNVIAGDPYLSIALPGRMYAPVFRGEGYSTLNLSRSLEEGGTLISPLVPWNASGAVVISSLGLMAGGAGMEGLLYIPLAFACWLSPLLGLLYTLLGRFIIRADDAERAEWQARGHAVTTLAQLRQQQAEGLAGLQAATPEVR, encoded by the coding sequence ATGACTCGTGATGTCGATGCACCGCAACGCCCCTCCCTGCTCATGGCCAGCTTGCCCATCCTGGCAACGCTGGCCGTGTTGGCCCTGCAACTTTTTGTCTTCGGTGAATTCACTCCGCACGTACCGCTGATCTGTGGCGTCGCGATGACGGCGCTGGTCGGCTGGAAGCTGGGCTACGGCTGGTCGGCGATGGAAGAGGGCATGATGCGCATCGTGCGTGTCGGCCTGCCCTCCATCGCGATCCTGATTCTGGTCGGCATGACGGTCGGGGTGTGGATCGCCTCCGGCAGCGTGCCGATGATCATCTACTACGGGCTCAAGCTGGTCTCGCCGGAATACTTCCTGGCGGCGGCCATGCTGCTGTGCTCGGTGGTCTCGGTCACACTGGGCACCAGCTGGGGCACGGTGGGTACGGTAGGGCTTGCGCTGATGGGTATCGGGGCCGGCTTCGACATACCGCCGTGGTGGACCGCCGGTGCGGTGGTGTCCGGCGCCTTCTTCGGTGACAAGGTCTCGCCGCTGTCGGATACCACCAATCTGGCACCGGCGGTGACGGGCGTGAATCTGTTCGCGCATATCCGCAACATGATGCCGACCACCATTCCCTCCATGCTGATCGCGCTGGTGATCTACCTGATCGCCGGCAACCTGCTCGCCGCTGGCCAGTCGCTGGATCTCGAGCGCATCACTGCCATCACTGCCGGGCTGTCAGGTGCCTTCGAATTCAATCTGTGGGTGCTGGTGCCGCCGCTGCTGGTGATGGCGCTGGCGATCGCGCGCATGCCGGCACTGCCGGCGCTGTTCGTCGGGGTGCTGGCGGGCGCCGTGGTGGCCTATGGTGTCCAGGGCGAGGCCATCAAGGCACTGTTCGGTTATATGCAGAGTGGTTACACCCTGAACACCGGCGTGAGCGAGATCGACAGCCTGCTCAATCGCGGTGGCCTGATGTCGATGGCCTGGGTCATCCTGCTGGTGATGATCGCACTGGCCTTCGGGGGGATGCTGGAGGTGATCGGCTGTCTGGAGGTGCTGTGCGCCGCGGTGCTGGTCAAGGTGCGCGGTATCTTCGGTCTGCAGGTCGCGGCCAGTTCCACGGCGGCGCTGACCAATGTCATCGCGGGCGACCCCTACCTCTCGATCGCTCTGCCGGGGCGCATGTACGCGCCGGTATTCCGCGGAGAAGGCTACTCGACGCTCAACCTGTCACGCTCACTGGAAGAGGGCGGCACGCTGATCTCGCCGCTGGTGCCCTGGAATGCGAGTGGTGCGGTGGTGATCAGTTCGCTGGGGCTGATGGCCGGTGGCGCGGGCATGGAGGGGCTGCTTTACATTCCGCTGGCCTTCGCCTGCTGGCTGTCACCGTTGCTGGGGCTGCTCTACACCCTGCTTGGACGCTTCATCATCCGGGCCGACGATGCCGAGCGCGCCGAATGGCAAGCCAGGGGACATGCCGTGACAACGCTGGCCCAGCTGCGTCAGCAGCAGGCCGAGGGCCTGGCGGGACTGCAAGCCGCCACGCCCGAGGTGCGCTGA
- a CDS encoding hybrid-cluster NAD(P)-dependent oxidoreductase has translation MSTTLSNFNPVTTQTWTNGRHSVRCVKVIQETWDVRTFCFMAEQPVMFFFKPGQFVTLELEIDAQQIMRSYTISSSPSVPYSFSITVKRVPGGLVSNWLHDNLNEGDVLAVHGPVGNFNCIDYPAERILMLSGGVGITPLMSMARWYFDTNANVDISFVHSARSPRDIIFWRQLEFMDSRVPEFNMHVICERFETGQTWSGYRGYLTDAMLEMIAPDFMEREIFCCGPTPYMNAVKHLLRSHGFDMSRYHEESFGATPVDVEEEAIEQAEQAEVLADELDRSDLTRVEFSATGKSVQIAPGETVHAAAAKLGLHIPKACGMGICGTCRVQKVSGEVAMEHNGGITDEDVAEGFILSCCSVPNGDVVIDY, from the coding sequence ATGAGCACCACACTCAGCAACTTCAATCCGGTTACGACGCAGACCTGGACCAACGGTCGACATAGCGTGCGCTGCGTGAAGGTCATTCAGGAAACCTGGGATGTGCGCACCTTCTGTTTCATGGCCGAACAGCCGGTGATGTTCTTCTTCAAGCCGGGGCAGTTCGTGACCCTGGAGCTCGAGATCGATGCCCAGCAGATCATGCGCTCCTACACCATCTCCAGCTCACCGTCGGTGCCCTACAGCTTCTCGATCACCGTCAAGCGCGTGCCGGGCGGGCTGGTCTCCAACTGGCTGCACGACAACCTCAACGAAGGCGACGTGCTGGCCGTGCACGGCCCGGTCGGCAACTTCAACTGCATCGACTACCCGGCGGAACGCATTCTGATGCTGTCCGGCGGCGTGGGCATCACGCCCTTGATGTCGATGGCGCGCTGGTACTTCGATACCAACGCCAATGTGGATATCTCCTTCGTGCACAGTGCGCGCAGCCCGCGCGACATCATCTTCTGGCGTCAGCTCGAGTTCATGGATTCCCGCGTGCCGGAGTTCAACATGCATGTCATCTGTGAGCGCTTCGAGACCGGCCAGACCTGGTCCGGCTATCGCGGCTATCTCACCGACGCGATGCTCGAGATGATCGCGCCGGACTTCATGGAGCGCGAGATCTTCTGCTGTGGCCCCACGCCCTACATGAATGCGGTCAAGCATCTGCTGCGCAGCCACGGCTTCGACATGAGCCGCTATCACGAGGAGTCCTTCGGGGCCACGCCGGTCGATGTCGAGGAGGAGGCCATCGAGCAGGCCGAACAGGCCGAGGTGCTGGCCGATGAACTGGACCGCTCCGATCTCACGCGGGTCGAGTTCTCCGCCACCGGCAAGTCGGTGCAGATCGCCCCGGGTGAGACCGTCCACGCTGCCGCCGCCAAGCTCGGCCTGCATATTCCCAAGGCCTGCGGCATGGGTATCTGCGGCACCTGTCGGGTGCAGAAGGTCTCGGGCGAGGTCGCGATGGAACACAACGGTGGCATCACCGATGAAGATGTCGCCGAAGGCTTCATCCTGTCCTGCTGCAGCGTGCCCAATGGCGATGTGGTGATCGATTACTGA